A window from bacterium encodes these proteins:
- a CDS encoding SHOCT domain-containing protein, with protein MFEYYGDHMFGLGIWGAFMMLIFWVAVTAFIVWVVKEANGRNTGHRNSALDILKERYAKGEMSKEEFESMKKDIS; from the coding sequence ATGTTCGAATATTATGGCGATCACATGTTCGGTTTGGGTATTTGGGGCGCATTTATGATGCTTATTTTTTGGGTAGCAGTTACTGCTTTTATCGTTTGGGTCGTCAAAGAAGCGAACGGCAGAAACACTGGTCATCGCAATTCGGCACTTGATATTCTAAAAGAACGCTATGCAAAAGGGGAAATGTCCAAAGAGGAATTCGAGTCAATGAAAAAAGATATTTCCTAA
- a CDS encoding metal-sensing transcriptional repressor gives MVDQKIKQKALHRARIIKGQTEKLIDAIDKEEYCTGLLHLSLTIQKSLKSLDALLLENHLKTHVRHQMRKAGEDERAIKELIEVYTLSNK, from the coding sequence ATGGTAGATCAAAAAATCAAACAGAAAGCTCTTCACCGGGCGAGAATCATTAAGGGGCAGACTGAAAAGCTCATCGACGCCATCGACAAGGAGGAGTATTGCACGGGGCTTCTCCACCTCTCCCTGACCATCCAAAAATCTCTTAAAAGCCTGGATGCGCTGCTTCTGGAAAATCATCTCAAGACGCATGTGCGCCACCAAATGAGGAAGGCCGGGGAGGACGAGCGAGCTATTAAGGAACTTATCGAGGTTTACACCCTATCAAATAAATAA
- a CDS encoding tyrosine-type recombinase/integrase, whose protein sequence is MSHNVKDLLSQYLEYLEIEKGCSAKTVENYHRYLKQFFSWAKIKSPSAITLDLVRKYRIWLNRRVWQKDETLKKVTQNYYIIALRSFLKYLSKIGIPSLPPEQVELGKQEEREVSFLEWSDVQRLLEAPSGDDVASLRDRAILETLFSTGLRVSELTGLDRDRINIESGEFSVRGKGGKIRIVFLSENAKKALKAYLDKRFDVDPALFVRFGRMKKGKNQPALRQNKSDNLRLTPRSVERLTRKYALKAGITERVVPHTMRHSYATDLLRNGADIRSVQALLGHSSITTTQIYTHVTDKQLKEIYQKYHGKKRK, encoded by the coding sequence ATGTCGCACAATGTTAAAGATCTGCTTTCTCAATATCTCGAGTATCTCGAGATAGAAAAAGGTTGCTCCGCAAAGACGGTGGAAAATTACCATCGGTATCTTAAGCAGTTTTTTTCCTGGGCAAAAATAAAAAGCCCGTCGGCAATCACTTTGGACCTGGTGCGCAAATATCGCATATGGCTGAACCGCCGGGTCTGGCAAAAAGACGAGACGCTTAAAAAAGTCACGCAAAATTACTACATCATCGCCCTGCGCAGTTTTCTTAAGTATCTCAGTAAAATCGGCATTCCGAGCCTTCCGCCCGAGCAAGTAGAGCTCGGCAAGCAGGAGGAACGCGAAGTATCGTTTCTGGAGTGGAGCGACGTCCAGCGATTGCTTGAGGCTCCTTCGGGAGACGATGTTGCTTCATTGCGCGATCGCGCGATCCTGGAGACCCTTTTTTCAACCGGACTTCGCGTATCGGAGCTCACGGGGCTTGATCGCGACCGTATCAATATAGAAAGCGGAGAGTTTTCGGTGCGCGGGAAGGGCGGAAAGATTCGGATCGTATTCTTGTCTGAAAATGCCAAGAAGGCCCTTAAGGCATATCTTGATAAAAGGTTTGACGTTGACCCCGCTCTTTTTGTGCGTTTCGGCAGAATGAAGAAGGGCAAGAACCAGCCGGCATTGCGGCAGAACAAAAGCGATAACCTTCGCCTCACACCCCGTTCGGTGGAGCGCCTCACCCGCAAATACGCATTGAAAGCGGGAATCACCGAACGCGTAGTGCCGCACACAATGCGCCATTCCTATGCAACGGACCTCCTGCGCAACGGCGCCGACATCCGGTCGGTGCAGGCGCTTTTGGGCCATTCTTCCATAACCACGACTCAAATTTATACGCATGTCACCGACAAACAACTCAAGGAGATCTATCAGAAATATCACGGGAAAAAAAGAAAATAA
- a CDS encoding HAD-IA family hydrolase — protein MKIKTGIFDLGKTVIDYDWDRAVRILERCHGIDPKRVYGTILHNVAHEGLEGSLYNGNLSPNEFYRASLALFRRQGDSRSPEAPLPHMGEERFWEIFNTIFNPNPPMEKLILRLKKRGYRLVLLTNTCAPHLEFVKKTFRIIDRFDAIVASHEVSLAKPNPAIYALALKAARAKPEECFFVDDLSWNLTYPQTLGIKTFCYDLENHGALLEWMARERIL, from the coding sequence ATGAAAATAAAGACCGGCATTTTTGATTTAGGAAAAACGGTCATTGATTACGACTGGGACCGCGCCGTAAGAATTTTGGAGCGCTGTCACGGCATTGATCCCAAGCGCGTATACGGAACGATTCTTCACAACGTCGCGCACGAAGGACTGGAGGGATCTCTCTACAACGGGAATCTTTCTCCAAATGAATTTTACCGCGCTTCCCTGGCGCTCTTTCGAAGGCAAGGAGATAGCAGGTCGCCGGAGGCGCCGTTGCCGCACATGGGCGAGGAGCGTTTCTGGGAGATATTCAACACGATTTTTAATCCGAATCCGCCGATGGAAAAACTTATCTTGCGCCTCAAAAAGCGCGGATACCGGCTGGTGCTGCTCACGAACACATGCGCTCCGCATCTGGAATTCGTCAAAAAAACATTCCGTATCATAGACCGCTTCGATGCCATTGTGGCTTCTCACGAGGTAAGCTTGGCGAAGCCGAACCCGGCCATCTACGCATTGGCGCTAAAGGCCGCACGCGCAAAACCGGAAGAATGTTTTTTCGTTGACGATCTTTCGTGGAACCTGACCTACCCGCAAACGCTCGGAATAAAAACCTTCTGCTACGATCTGGAGAACCACGGCGCCCTGCTCGAATGGATGGCACGCGAACGAATACTGTAA
- a CDS encoding lamin tail domain-containing protein: MPKTDKSFLKITFVKYGALLSCAFSIFALTTPFIAYGATFSAGSLLRASGAPEVYILEDGMRRWVPDPETFNALGFNWDKIRDVPLRELKEYPEGDRVQDRRRIPNGVLLRSVDSPKVYVIENGRRRWVPDPQTFNSRGYSWENINLVNSAFFKNISEGVIVPKASLQGYSLDVMFRETPKSVVEGDSVQFRFFAPGVPSASRSGVSYETFLPGFDTRWISVRQETLRRITLKKGGDYIFYVRARSSDGRVSAKPISFSFVSSLSPYWKQVKISSVTGRETNPAREYIQISNTSRDPISLEGWSVEGDNKLNHKIPRALDLPRFDTQDLETSVVLGPGERLTLLSGTSPVFSDGFHINKCFGYMTKSTAFYPALSASCPRVDTRDLPDLAQACRDYIQKIPACTIPQNITDTRITEDSACLDYLRTHFSYAACLKDYQFDGDFYGAKEWRGYLGLSRDAWGGTHDRILLRDESGRAVYIHQY, encoded by the coding sequence ATGCCAAAAACAGATAAATCCTTCCTAAAAATAACTTTTGTAAAATACGGGGCATTGCTCTCCTGCGCATTTTCTATATTTGCTTTAACTACGCCATTTATTGCATACGGAGCAACATTTTCCGCAGGTTCTCTGTTGAGGGCCAGTGGAGCTCCCGAGGTATATATATTGGAAGACGGTATGCGCCGATGGGTTCCGGATCCGGAAACGTTCAATGCGCTCGGTTTTAACTGGGACAAGATACGAGACGTTCCTCTACGGGAACTGAAAGAATACCCCGAGGGAGACCGCGTGCAAGACCGCCGCCGCATACCGAACGGCGTTCTTCTGCGTTCCGTGGATTCCCCCAAGGTATATGTTATAGAGAACGGAAGACGCCGATGGGTTCCGGACCCCCAAACATTCAACTCGCGCGGATATTCCTGGGAGAACATCAATCTTGTGAACTCCGCGTTCTTCAAAAATATCTCCGAGGGCGTTATAGTGCCGAAAGCTTCTTTGCAAGGATACTCGCTTGACGTGATGTTTCGCGAAACACCCAAAAGTGTTGTTGAGGGGGACAGCGTGCAATTCCGTTTTTTTGCCCCGGGAGTCCCTTCGGCGAGCCGCTCCGGCGTTTCCTACGAAACATTTCTGCCGGGCTTCGACACTCGCTGGATTTCCGTGCGCCAGGAAACCCTGCGGCGCATCACTCTCAAAAAAGGTGGCGATTATATATTTTACGTCCGAGCTCGTTCAAGCGACGGACGAGTATCGGCAAAACCCATAAGTTTTTCTTTTGTCTCATCGCTGTCGCCTTACTGGAAACAGGTCAAGATATCGAGCGTGACGGGTCGCGAGACAAATCCCGCGCGCGAATATATCCAGATCTCAAATACATCGCGCGACCCCATTTCGCTTGAAGGGTGGAGCGTGGAGGGAGACAATAAACTGAACCACAAAATTCCACGTGCGCTGGATCTGCCGCGTTTTGATACCCAGGACCTTGAAACGTCCGTAGTGCTGGGTCCGGGGGAGCGCCTTACGCTTCTTTCCGGAACAAGCCCTGTTTTTTCTGACGGGTTCCACATCAACAAATGTTTTGGATATATGACCAAATCAACGGCGTTCTATCCGGCGCTATCCGCAAGTTGTCCGCGGGTGGATACAAGGGATCTTCCGGATCTTGCGCAAGCATGCCGCGATTATATACAAAAAATTCCCGCATGCACCATTCCGCAAAATATCACAGATACCCGGATAACCGAAGACTCCGCTTGCCTTGATTATCTTCGGACGCATTTTTCATATGCCGCGTGCCTGAAGGATTACCAATTTGACGGCGATTTTTATGGCGCAAAAGAGTGGAGAGGGTATCTGGGACTCTCTCGGGATGCGTGGGGAGGCACGCACGACCGCATACTGTTGCGCGACGAAAGTGGCCGCGCCGTATACATTCACCAGTATTAA
- a CDS encoding sortase, which produces MHINVSNFKFGNTPHYSINGILAQGFIKRLEAVKSRGGLARTLLVFSIILFLFVVVATSGRSYAARASYFFETARSIPALKSIMGSKNPSSAGLLPISRFVETGGDELAHLSQTLSIPKLHVSAPIVETSRDLKILDKDLESGVVRWPADAKAGGEEGAMILLGHSSAPMTYKGTYGSVFALLDKLEKGDRISVSGRETRTYRVVERLIINPKTYKEDFQGLAGDNLVLVSCWPVGSRLQRIAVRAERIFIEN; this is translated from the coding sequence ATGCATATAAATGTTTCGAACTTCAAATTCGGAAATACGCCGCATTACAGCATCAACGGTATTCTCGCACAGGGCTTTATCAAAAGGCTCGAGGCCGTTAAAAGTAGGGGTGGGCTCGCGCGCACCCTGCTTGTTTTTTCTATTATATTATTCCTGTTCGTGGTCGTAGCCACTTCCGGACGGTCGTACGCGGCACGCGCATCCTATTTTTTTGAAACTGCCCGATCTATTCCCGCGCTCAAAAGCATTATGGGTTCAAAAAATCCCTCTTCCGCCGGGCTTCTTCCGATATCTCGCTTTGTGGAAACGGGCGGGGACGAGTTGGCGCATCTTTCGCAGACACTTTCCATCCCCAAGCTGCATGTATCCGCTCCAATCGTGGAAACTTCACGCGATCTTAAGATTCTCGATAAGGACCTGGAAAGCGGCGTTGTCCGCTGGCCCGCGGACGCAAAGGCCGGCGGCGAGGAAGGAGCTATGATATTATTGGGTCACAGCTCTGCGCCAATGACCTACAAAGGAACATATGGCTCGGTATTCGCGCTGCTCGATAAGCTTGAAAAAGGAGACCGCATCTCGGTAAGCGGCCGGGAAACCAGGACCTATCGCGTAGTTGAACGGCTTATCATAAACCCCAAAACATACAAAGAAGATTTTCAAGGTCTGGCCGGAGATAATCTGGTGCTGGTTTCCTGCTGGCCCGTAGGTTCGCGCCTGCAGCGCATCGCGGTACGGGCCGAAAGGATATTTATAGAGAATTAG
- a CDS encoding ATP-dependent Clp protease ATP-binding subunit — translation MKKEISQLPKVLREKCTTHALGAIDRGVMWARLNTSSSAEVRLAHLLLAISMENGSLGANILHAHRLQASDVVLPEGMSPEMLKNQTLGTDGPETKPVTFSQEIKSAIKKATHVASQFHHKYLGTEHLLYGIANEAIKNPSRALLEGRAKQKLLDLKRHIEEIFSSGARFTDVDNLTAIADDPFLPLLMIQKGLAAMPDEGTEDHMQGEDKAAFAKSPVSPRSSLSNFCEDLVLKAERGELDPLIGREAEVDRLIHILLRRIKNNPVLIGEAGVGKTAIVYGLALRIAKGAVPEELQKKRILSLDMGALVAGTMFRGEFETRLKEVIREARSKRVILFIDEVHIVVGAGAASGSMDAANMLKPPLSQGLIQVIGATTLDEYRKSIEKDSALERRFQPIHVRELGEEAAIDVISGIKSAYEKHHNISISPDAIRAAVMLSERYIQDRLLPDKAIDVLDEAASYVRGKASPSKVRPHLQEFEKLLAERLEQKELAMEKEEYEKALKLKKEIDQLQKELLELKDQKKKEEGVLRVSLTEDDVRHTIAQMTGIPVENLQSAEAQELKDTEKTLQGRIIGQDEVIRQVTRTLRRARTGLTNPKRPFGSFIFIGPTGVGKTELAKVLAEVVHHKPDALIKMDMSEFMEPHSVAKLIGAPPGYVGYEDEGRLTERVRRNPYSIILFDEIEKAHPAIFNVLLQILEDGELTSAAGRKVSFRNTIIIMTSNIGTEEFTKAASTIGFSSEGPKEGADDIAEDLETRFEEIKERTLKELRDIMRPELLNRIDGVIVFRPLNKKDIQKISELELDHLARRMLTNKKLSIAFGKQVSSYIARHAFNPREGARPVRRAIEQRVEDMLAEKLIDLAVKEGDAIKVDVVKDKVVVTKSKK, via the coding sequence ATGAAAAAAGAAATATCACAGCTTCCGAAGGTATTAAGAGAAAAATGCACGACGCACGCGCTTGGCGCCATTGACCGGGGCGTTATGTGGGCGCGTCTCAACACCTCCTCGAGCGCCGAGGTGCGCCTTGCCCATCTCCTGCTTGCCATCAGCATGGAGAATGGGAGTTTGGGAGCAAATATTCTCCATGCCCATCGGCTTCAGGCATCGGATGTCGTGCTTCCCGAAGGCATGTCTCCGGAAATGCTGAAAAATCAGACTCTGGGAACGGATGGACCGGAAACAAAGCCCGTAACCTTTTCGCAGGAGATCAAGTCCGCCATAAAAAAAGCCACGCACGTGGCGTCCCAATTCCATCATAAGTACCTTGGCACCGAACATCTGCTTTATGGCATTGCGAACGAAGCGATCAAAAACCCCTCCCGCGCGCTTCTTGAAGGAAGGGCAAAACAAAAACTTTTGGACCTGAAGCGGCACATCGAGGAAATTTTTTCTTCGGGTGCCCGTTTTACGGACGTCGATAATCTTACCGCAATTGCCGACGATCCCTTCTTGCCGCTGCTTATGATACAAAAGGGTCTTGCCGCCATGCCCGACGAAGGAACGGAGGACCATATGCAGGGCGAGGACAAGGCCGCGTTCGCGAAATCTCCGGTCTCTCCCCGCTCAAGCCTTTCGAATTTTTGCGAAGACCTCGTGCTCAAGGCCGAGCGGGGAGAGCTTGATCCGCTCATCGGGCGCGAGGCGGAAGTAGACCGTCTCATACACATTCTTTTGCGGCGCATAAAAAATAATCCCGTGCTTATTGGCGAGGCGGGCGTGGGCAAGACCGCTATCGTGTACGGCCTGGCGCTTCGCATTGCAAAAGGCGCGGTTCCCGAAGAGCTCCAAAAAAAACGCATCTTGTCTCTTGATATGGGAGCATTGGTTGCCGGAACGATGTTCCGCGGAGAATTTGAGACACGGCTTAAGGAAGTCATACGCGAAGCGCGAAGCAAGCGCGTGATTCTTTTCATTGACGAGGTCCACATCGTGGTGGGGGCGGGAGCCGCTTCGGGCTCCATGGACGCGGCGAATATGCTCAAACCCCCGCTTTCGCAAGGGCTTATTCAGGTTATCGGCGCCACCACACTTGACGAGTATCGAAAATCCATCGAGAAAGATTCGGCATTAGAACGGCGCTTTCAGCCGATCCATGTACGGGAACTTGGCGAAGAGGCTGCCATAGACGTTATTAGCGGCATCAAGTCGGCCTACGAAAAACATCACAACATCTCAATCTCCCCCGACGCGATCCGCGCCGCAGTGATGCTTTCCGAACGCTATATTCAAGACCGTCTGCTCCCCGACAAAGCCATCGACGTGCTGGATGAAGCGGCTTCGTACGTGCGCGGCAAAGCTTCTCCAAGCAAAGTTCGGCCGCACCTGCAGGAGTTCGAAAAACTGCTTGCCGAGCGCCTTGAACAAAAAGAACTTGCGATGGAAAAGGAAGAATACGAAAAAGCCCTGAAACTTAAAAAGGAGATAGATCAACTGCAAAAAGAGCTTCTGGAGCTCAAGGACCAGAAGAAAAAAGAAGAGGGCGTCTTAAGAGTCTCGCTCACGGAAGACGATGTGCGCCACACCATAGCGCAGATGACGGGCATTCCCGTGGAAAATCTGCAAAGCGCGGAAGCGCAGGAGCTCAAAGATACGGAAAAAACCCTCCAGGGCCGAATCATCGGACAGGATGAGGTTATTCGGCAGGTTACGCGCACTCTGCGAAGAGCGCGCACGGGGCTCACCAATCCCAAGCGTCCGTTCGGTTCATTCATATTCATCGGGCCTACCGGCGTGGGAAAAACGGAACTTGCCAAAGTTCTTGCGGAAGTGGTGCATCACAAACCCGATGCGCTCATTAAAATGGACATGTCGGAGTTTATGGAGCCGCATTCCGTTGCAAAGCTCATCGGCGCACCCCCTGGCTACGTGGGCTACGAAGACGAAGGAAGGCTCACCGAACGTGTTCGCCGCAACCCCTATTCCATTATTCTCTTTGACGAAATAGAAAAAGCGCATCCGGCCATCTTCAATGTGTTGTTACAGATATTGGAGGATGGAGAACTCACGAGCGCAGCAGGCCGCAAGGTTAGCTTCCGCAACACCATCATTATCATGACCTCTAACATCGGCACGGAAGAATTCACGAAAGCCGCCTCCACCATAGGTTTTTCGTCCGAAGGTCCCAAAGAAGGAGCGGATGATATCGCCGAGGACCTTGAGACGCGCTTTGAGGAAATAAAGGAACGGACACTCAAGGAACTTCGCGACATCATGCGACCGGAACTTTTGAATCGCATTGACGGCGTGATAGTATTTCGGCCTTTAAACAAAAAAGATATCCAGAAGATCAGCGAACTGGAGTTGGACCACCTTGCCCGCCGCATGCTTACAAATAAAAAACTGAGCATCGCGTTCGGCAAGCAGGTTTCCTCGTATATTGCGCGTCATGCGTTCAATCCCAGAGAGGGCGCACGCCCGGTGCGGCGCGCCATAGAACAGCGCGTTGAGGACATGCTCGCCGAAAAACTTATCGATCTTGCGGTGAAAGAGGGAGACGCGATAAAAGTGGATGTGGTGAAGGATAAGGTGGTGGTTACCAAGAGCAAGAAGTAG